From a region of the Marinomonas mediterranea MMB-1 genome:
- a CDS encoding HAD family hydrolase — translation MSKNYVVFSDVDETIIKFKSMLKFMDYFLFESEYSSKPAAEKKREEYIEIKRLVKTHEHTREVLNRRFYAMFSGIRQAELQDAAKIWLEDIFERGDLFIEKTLSEQKQHKDQGAEIVLVSGSFKDILGPIMKYMHADYLLCSDLQVKDGVYTGTLLQQVIGEGKWQVISKHIEGKGINLEDCFAYGDHESDLCFMEKVGNPVVVGKSESMQKLAHERNWKLIPA, via the coding sequence ATGAGTAAAAATTATGTAGTTTTTTCAGATGTTGATGAAACGATTATTAAATTCAAAAGTATGTTGAAGTTTATGGATTACTTTTTGTTTGAAAGTGAGTATTCCTCAAAACCCGCAGCAGAAAAAAAACGAGAAGAATATATAGAGATTAAACGTTTAGTAAAAACACATGAGCATACTCGCGAAGTGCTTAATCGGCGCTTCTATGCCATGTTTTCTGGTATTAGGCAAGCCGAGCTTCAGGACGCTGCAAAAATTTGGTTGGAAGATATATTTGAGCGAGGAGACTTATTTATTGAAAAAACTCTGTCGGAGCAAAAACAGCATAAAGATCAAGGCGCTGAAATCGTGCTGGTTTCTGGATCTTTCAAAGATATTCTGGGCCCGATCATGAAATATATGCACGCTGATTATCTGTTGTGTTCGGATCTTCAAGTCAAAGATGGCGTGTATACGGGTACTTTATTGCAGCAGGTCATTGGCGAAGGTAAATGGCAAGTTATTAGTAAGCATATCGAAGGGAAAGGAATTAATCTTGAGGACTGTTTTGCATACGGAGATCACGAATCAGATCTGTGCTTTATGGAGAAAGTGGGTAATCCTGTTGTTGTTGGTAAATCCGAGTCTATGCAGAAGTTAGCTCATGAACGTAATTGGAAATTGATTCCTGCGTAG
- a CDS encoding AfsA-related hotdog domain-containing protein has protein sequence MKKIFVVGDLFERFALNSDVMTLTNFIQSHKKNQLIRENSYWVGQGVNQDDLFNLSQSYPELFELLQGTSYIEKDKSLVHKQKAENCHLGMVEQLSEQRYRIPVLIDQHCAELSDHITGEHINGTILMEAVRQACIAVTEKYFIKDQQAVYFILKEMKCEYTSFLFPLPITMDYQITQSEIKSAHQTEFEVVAQLYHVSSQPACKINAKFSTYEKNMMSQLEKGMAQASPELFID, from the coding sequence ATGAAGAAAATATTTGTCGTTGGTGATTTGTTCGAACGCTTTGCACTCAATAGTGACGTGATGACATTGACGAATTTTATTCAGTCCCATAAAAAGAATCAGCTTATTCGAGAGAATAGTTACTGGGTTGGTCAGGGAGTAAACCAGGATGATCTGTTCAATTTAAGTCAATCGTATCCAGAGTTATTTGAGCTGCTGCAGGGTACGTCGTATATAGAGAAAGACAAGAGTTTAGTACACAAGCAGAAAGCCGAAAATTGTCATCTTGGTATGGTGGAGCAATTAAGCGAGCAACGTTACCGCATCCCTGTGTTGATTGATCAACATTGCGCTGAGCTTTCAGATCATATTACTGGCGAGCACATTAACGGAACTATTTTGATGGAGGCAGTTCGTCAGGCTTGTATTGCCGTGACTGAGAAATACTTTATTAAAGACCAGCAAGCGGTGTATTTCATACTTAAAGAAATGAAGTGTGAGTACACGAGTTTCCTATTCCCTCTCCCGATTACGATGGATTATCAGATTACTCAGAGTGAGATAAAAAGTGCCCATCAGACAGAGTTTGAAGTTGTCGCCCAGCTCTATCATGTCTCAAGCCAACCAGCTTGTAAGATAAATGCAAAGTTTTCGACGTACGAAAAAAACATGATGTCACAGCTAGAAAAGGGTATGGCGCAAGCCAGTCCAGAATTGTTCATTGATTAA
- a CDS encoding MFS transporter, whose product MANLNRIFTPFFACSGILLALGSIVMVQPIFAEVGLSLGVPSTDVRVSFSIVSLSYAVAFFLFGPLTDRLNIKWLGAFSSLALAVSCALLSQGQDILFFNLAISVVGISAAGIVSSMFPYMTKIAQEKQRGKYLGYCLSATVTGIIFGRAYTGVVADYYDWQLAILTYSVLCLFLFVVMLTLKPVSVTQSQLSMLGQYSQSLSLLKNTTVLSSYLAGFSLFIAYLGTLTFLTYHLVEPPFLYATSDIGWVSFSGFLAAFLAPMAGGFAQKYGFQKMVLTGVFLVLCALGELYFAENFIELLIGLLMLYSGVYICQPAVFFHITQLIPGNKVGAASSFYLLSCLAGGSFGSFILGMVWDQWGWAGITLANCLAVVITLILTLRRQPQPNFQPKETSI is encoded by the coding sequence ATGGCTAATCTTAACCGTATTTTTACGCCTTTTTTTGCATGCAGTGGAATTTTGCTGGCTCTTGGTTCGATCGTCATGGTTCAGCCGATATTTGCCGAAGTTGGATTGAGTTTAGGAGTACCCAGTACGGATGTACGTGTGTCATTTAGTATTGTGAGCCTTAGCTACGCCGTTGCGTTTTTTCTGTTCGGTCCGCTTACTGATCGTCTAAATATAAAATGGCTTGGCGCATTCAGCTCGTTAGCGCTTGCTGTTTCTTGCGCTTTGCTAAGTCAAGGGCAGGATATCTTATTCTTTAATCTCGCTATTTCAGTTGTCGGTATTAGCGCGGCAGGAATCGTCTCGTCCATGTTCCCTTATATGACGAAAATCGCGCAAGAAAAGCAACGTGGAAAATATTTAGGTTACTGTCTAAGTGCGACGGTCACTGGCATCATATTTGGGCGGGCTTATACTGGAGTAGTTGCTGACTATTATGATTGGCAATTAGCTATTCTAACCTATTCAGTTCTCTGCCTTTTTTTATTTGTTGTGATGCTGACGCTTAAGCCCGTTTCTGTTACTCAAAGTCAGCTATCGATGTTAGGGCAGTACTCTCAGTCACTCTCATTGTTAAAAAACACGACTGTTTTATCAAGTTATTTGGCAGGTTTTTCACTCTTTATAGCGTATCTTGGAACGTTAACATTCCTTACCTATCATTTGGTTGAACCGCCATTTTTGTATGCAACCAGTGATATAGGATGGGTGAGTTTTTCGGGTTTTTTAGCTGCCTTTCTAGCACCTATGGCGGGAGGATTTGCGCAAAAATATGGCTTTCAGAAAATGGTCTTGACAGGCGTTTTTCTTGTTTTGTGTGCTTTAGGGGAGCTGTATTTTGCAGAAAATTTTATTGAGTTACTGATTGGGCTGTTGATGCTGTATTCGGGAGTATACATCTGCCAACCAGCTGTCTTTTTTCATATTACTCAATTGATACCTGGCAATAAAGTTGGTGCTGCATCGTCATTTTATCTGCTTTCTTGTCTTGCTGGCGGCAGTTTTGGCAGTTTTATTCTTGGAATGGTTTGGGATCAATGGGGCTGGGCTGGTATTACTCTAGCTAATTGCCTTGCTGTGGTAATTACATTGATACTCACATTACGACGCCAACCGCAACCTAACTTTCAGCCTAAGGAAACATCGATATGA
- a CDS encoding glutathione S-transferase family protein: protein MIQDIELISFKLCPFVQRTVIIAKEKGIELKVTYIDLANKPDWFKALSPLGKVPVLRVGDQVIFESNVIMDYFDEVTPGFLRPSNSLTNAVNKSWMEFANGLVMDQFHYLLSSSEVELKQNRQKYRQGLERLSQSIDKQPYFNGDDFCLVDAAFTPLFERQRILTQISGENPMEGFSNILLWGETLMARPSVKASLVDDFENLFIGRFSSMGGLLFKGPQQ, encoded by the coding sequence ATGATACAGGATATTGAGCTAATCAGCTTTAAGCTATGCCCCTTTGTACAGCGTACTGTAATTATTGCTAAGGAAAAAGGCATTGAGTTAAAGGTGACTTATATTGACCTTGCGAACAAGCCTGACTGGTTTAAGGCCTTGTCTCCACTTGGAAAAGTGCCAGTGTTACGAGTGGGTGATCAAGTGATTTTTGAGTCAAATGTTATTATGGACTACTTTGATGAGGTGACTCCTGGTTTTTTGAGACCATCTAATTCTCTAACAAATGCGGTGAATAAAAGCTGGATGGAGTTTGCAAATGGTCTAGTAATGGACCAGTTTCATTACCTACTCAGCAGCAGCGAGGTCGAGCTTAAGCAGAATCGTCAAAAGTATCGGCAAGGCCTTGAGCGTTTGTCACAGAGTATCGATAAACAGCCTTATTTTAATGGCGATGACTTTTGTTTAGTTGATGCTGCATTTACGCCGTTATTCGAACGGCAGCGTATTTTGACCCAGATTTCGGGTGAAAACCCCATGGAAGGGTTCTCGAATATCCTTCTATGGGGAGAAACGCTTATGGCTAGACCTTCGGTAAAAGCATCATTGGTTGATGATTTCGAGAATCTGTTTATAGGCCGCTTTAGTAGTATGGGCGGTTTGTTATTTAAAGGACCTCAACAGTAA